From one Pyxidicoccus xibeiensis genomic stretch:
- a CDS encoding patatin-like phospholipase family protein — MCAVAVLFLAVPVSAQEPDAGSAPDAGTPGEDTRRVYMGTEFPPENVEDPGAARALAAATEQSAPAVVVSGGISLGAYQAGFISTLVRFWSVARRDARDSGLGNPAPRVWTGASAGAVNALLGGLASCDPAFAQEQWSPEQSLFWTVWVQELDLEALLPWEDRDRDDHLFSAPHMERTLALIEKQAAETRFREDCSFAFGITVTNLRGRDVPFGWGGPESRALLKRVTEKLVVQVSTGKDGKLTARMPSVVGTPDVSPPYIALDPEERLHYPALGERPEREEGGQPVSLKSLLLTPQASGAFPLAFPPVPVSVSFFEEQQWGPLQALRLVDGGFLNNNPLDLAVRLGARWVEGPRGSEGSELAFNPSRFPVVYLDQDVVDWKWTQEPAQPAGSLSPLEETYFQHLGTVLRAAQDSVVLDTLEHDANLSGRIKIPRRSSVLPSEFQFAMMGFFDRRFRQHDFYRGMRDAIGFLSTQLSSTRAVEVLVPRVPDEPVLTREQRIRDVLGISSGGFRCVADGACDGVEAGEQLGKLRRAMDILTKRARGDELKEADVDDLLAVLGDAGYQYSDGVLGAARASGSRDDLMPARVRIGRAFHDLVTQQKGGLRVALRPAGAAFLDDWLTYTPPRHAVTLHLSRPRGLGVGLEAPVAAFENRPVDGVYDRSELRLGAEVSGLGVRDMDQLAANRTRWRWVSAGAYADWVSDMDGFSGRVKLLQAGPFVRLRLGLGASAGYLTEPDEIALNMLEARIGVDLMEKVGLRLAMPLYLLKFQGGDVQGGTPKFFKETDLGVEVLFTWW, encoded by the coding sequence GTGTGTGCCGTCGCCGTCCTCTTCCTCGCGGTGCCAGTGTCCGCCCAGGAGCCCGATGCCGGCTCCGCGCCCGACGCCGGCACTCCCGGCGAGGACACGCGCCGCGTGTACATGGGCACGGAGTTCCCTCCGGAGAACGTCGAGGACCCGGGCGCCGCCCGCGCGCTGGCCGCGGCGACGGAGCAGAGCGCTCCGGCTGTAGTCGTCAGCGGCGGCATCAGCCTGGGCGCCTACCAGGCCGGGTTCATCTCCACCTTGGTGCGCTTCTGGAGCGTCGCGCGCCGGGACGCCAGGGACTCGGGCCTGGGCAACCCGGCGCCCCGCGTGTGGACCGGGGCCTCCGCGGGCGCGGTGAACGCGCTGCTGGGAGGACTCGCGTCGTGTGACCCGGCCTTCGCGCAGGAGCAATGGTCCCCCGAGCAGAGCCTGTTCTGGACCGTCTGGGTGCAGGAGCTGGACCTGGAGGCGCTGCTGCCCTGGGAGGACAGGGACCGGGACGACCACCTCTTCAGCGCGCCGCACATGGAGCGGACGCTCGCGCTGATTGAAAAGCAGGCGGCGGAGACCCGCTTCCGCGAGGACTGCTCCTTCGCCTTCGGCATCACCGTGACGAACCTGCGCGGGCGGGACGTCCCGTTCGGCTGGGGCGGCCCCGAGTCCAGGGCCCTGCTCAAGCGCGTCACCGAGAAGCTCGTCGTGCAGGTGTCGACAGGGAAGGATGGGAAGCTCACGGCGCGGATGCCCTCCGTCGTGGGAACTCCCGACGTGAGCCCGCCGTACATCGCGCTGGACCCGGAGGAGCGGCTTCACTACCCCGCGCTGGGCGAGCGGCCGGAGCGGGAAGAGGGGGGCCAGCCCGTCTCCCTCAAGAGCCTGCTGCTCACGCCCCAGGCGTCCGGGGCCTTCCCGCTGGCCTTCCCGCCCGTGCCCGTGTCGGTGTCGTTCTTCGAGGAGCAGCAGTGGGGACCGCTCCAGGCCCTGCGGCTGGTGGATGGCGGGTTCCTCAACAACAACCCGCTCGACCTGGCGGTGCGGCTGGGCGCGCGATGGGTGGAAGGCCCGAGAGGCTCGGAAGGCTCGGAGCTGGCCTTCAACCCCTCCCGCTTCCCCGTCGTGTACCTGGACCAGGACGTCGTCGACTGGAAGTGGACCCAGGAGCCCGCGCAGCCGGCAGGCTCACTCAGCCCGCTGGAGGAGACGTACTTCCAGCACCTGGGCACGGTGCTGCGCGCGGCGCAGGACAGCGTGGTGCTCGACACGCTGGAGCACGACGCGAACCTCTCCGGCCGCATCAAGATTCCGCGGCGCAGCTCCGTGCTGCCCTCGGAGTTCCAGTTCGCGATGATGGGGTTCTTCGACCGGCGCTTCCGCCAGCACGACTTCTACCGGGGCATGCGGGACGCCATCGGCTTCCTGTCCACGCAGCTCTCGTCCACGCGCGCGGTGGAGGTGCTGGTGCCCCGCGTCCCGGATGAGCCGGTGCTGACCCGGGAGCAGCGGATCCGCGACGTGCTCGGCATCTCCTCCGGAGGCTTCCGGTGCGTGGCGGATGGGGCGTGTGACGGTGTGGAAGCGGGAGAGCAGCTCGGGAAGCTCCGCCGGGCCATGGACATCCTGACGAAGCGGGCGAGAGGAGACGAGTTGAAGGAGGCGGACGTCGATGACCTCCTCGCGGTGCTCGGTGACGCGGGGTATCAGTACAGCGACGGCGTCCTCGGGGCGGCCAGGGCCTCCGGGAGCCGGGACGACCTCATGCCGGCCCGCGTGCGCATCGGCAGGGCGTTCCATGACCTCGTCACACAGCAGAAGGGCGGGCTGAGGGTGGCGCTGCGCCCGGCCGGCGCGGCGTTCCTGGACGACTGGCTGACGTACACGCCCCCGCGACATGCCGTCACCCTGCACCTGAGCCGCCCGCGCGGCCTGGGCGTGGGCCTGGAAGCGCCAGTCGCCGCCTTCGAGAACCGCCCGGTGGACGGCGTCTATGACCGCAGCGAGCTGCGGCTCGGCGCCGAGGTGTCCGGGCTGGGCGTGCGGGACATGGACCAGCTCGCCGCGAACCGGACGCGGTGGCGGTGGGTCTCCGCGGGGGCCTATGCCGACTGGGTCTCCGACATGGATGGCTTCTCCGGGCGGGTGAAGCTGCTGCAGGCGGGGCCCTTCGTCCGGCTGCGGCTGGGCCTGGGAGCTTCCGCTGGCTACCTCACCGAGCCGGACGAGATTGCCCTCAACATGCTGGAGGCGCGCATTGGCGTGGACCTGATGGAGAAGGTGGGCCTGCGGCTGGCGATGCCGCTGTACCTGCTCAAGTTCCAGGGCGGGGACGTCCAAGGAGGGACGCCCAAGTTCTTCAAGGAGACCGACCTGGGCGTCGAGGTGCTCTTCACCTGGTGGTGA
- a CDS encoding DedA family protein — MQELLTNMLGDAQGFIAYATVFGILVACGLGVPLPEDISLILGGFLAHKGAASLPVMMVVGFAGILVGDSLIFLAGRRLGGKLGRDSAKGGFFARIVTPEKRTKVEGLFTKHGEKIVCIARFMPGVRAVTYFTAGSVGMSYWRFIFWDGLAALLSAPVFVWLGFHFGGELDMLISKFKEGQYVVMGGLALIAVGYFLWRRSRQAAQRAKAFQAASVEPVPVAARVQEPVASPLRNTVKGGEPLFDVAPPASAPEKTSHEPVVRGELQKS; from the coding sequence GTGCAAGAACTCCTCACCAACATGCTCGGCGATGCGCAGGGCTTCATCGCGTACGCCACTGTGTTCGGCATCCTGGTGGCCTGTGGTCTCGGTGTACCGCTGCCGGAGGACATCTCGCTCATCCTGGGCGGCTTCCTGGCGCACAAGGGCGCCGCGAGCCTGCCGGTGATGATGGTGGTCGGCTTCGCCGGCATCCTCGTGGGCGACAGCCTCATCTTCCTCGCCGGCCGCCGGCTGGGCGGGAAGCTGGGCCGTGACTCCGCGAAGGGCGGCTTCTTCGCCCGCATCGTCACGCCCGAGAAACGGACCAAGGTGGAAGGCCTCTTCACCAAGCACGGCGAGAAGATCGTCTGCATTGCCCGCTTCATGCCGGGCGTGCGCGCGGTGACGTACTTCACCGCGGGCTCGGTGGGCATGTCCTACTGGCGCTTCATCTTCTGGGACGGCCTGGCCGCGCTGCTGTCCGCGCCCGTGTTCGTCTGGCTCGGCTTCCACTTCGGCGGTGAGCTGGACATGCTCATCAGCAAGTTCAAGGAAGGCCAGTACGTGGTCATGGGCGGGCTGGCGCTGATCGCGGTCGGCTACTTCCTGTGGCGCCGCAGCCGTCAGGCGGCCCAGCGTGCGAAGGCGTTCCAGGCGGCCTCGGTGGAGCCGGTGCCCGTGGCCGCCCGCGTCCAGGAGCCGGTGGCTTCGCCCCTGCGCAACACGGTGAAGGGCGGCGAGCCGCTGTTCGACGTGGCTCCTCCCGCCTCGGCGCCGGAGAAGACCTCGCACGAGCCTGTCGTGCGCGGCGAGCTGCAGAAGTCCTAG
- a CDS encoding Crp/Fnr family transcriptional regulator: MALVPANTLKACPIFKGFTDTGIQIFAGVAVPRAFPKGTALFTEGKTGESLLIVGEGTVRLSAKSASGDDVALGEVTSGEPLGELALVQKGERLCTATAVTDVSALEIRASDFQKLLASKPQACVKLLMGIVAHFGQKARDNRDMLRTLVGKAPAA, encoded by the coding sequence ATGGCTCTCGTGCCCGCGAACACCCTCAAGGCGTGTCCGATCTTCAAGGGGTTCACCGATACCGGCATCCAGATCTTCGCCGGCGTGGCGGTGCCCCGGGCCTTCCCCAAGGGCACCGCGCTCTTCACCGAGGGCAAGACGGGCGAGTCGCTCCTCATCGTCGGCGAGGGCACCGTGCGGCTGAGCGCGAAGAGCGCCTCGGGTGACGACGTGGCCCTGGGCGAGGTGACCTCGGGTGAGCCGCTGGGCGAGCTGGCCCTCGTCCAGAAGGGCGAGCGGCTGTGCACCGCCACCGCCGTCACCGACGTGTCCGCCCTGGAGATTCGCGCCTCGGACTTCCAGAAGCTGCTGGCCTCCAAGCCGCAGGCCTGCGTGAAGCTGCTGATGGGCATCGTCGCCCACTTCGGCCAGAAGGCCCGGGACAACCGGGACATGCTCCGCACGCTCGTCGGAAAGGCGCCGGCCGCCTGA
- a CDS encoding gamma carbonic anhydrase family protein, with protein sequence MALRPFRGVSPRVHPSCFVEDSAQVVGEVELGEDSSVWYNAVLRGDVNPIRIGKRTNIQDLSLVHVTTHKHSTSVGDDVTVGHHVILHGCTVGDRVLVGMGAILMDGVEVGDECIIGAGALLTPGTKVPPGSLVVGSPGKVKRPITEEERAFLRQSAQHYVQLAAEHRASR encoded by the coding sequence ATGGCGTTGAGGCCGTTTCGCGGGGTGTCCCCCCGCGTCCACCCGAGCTGCTTCGTCGAGGACTCCGCCCAGGTCGTGGGCGAGGTGGAGCTCGGGGAGGACTCCTCCGTCTGGTACAACGCCGTGCTGCGCGGGGACGTCAATCCCATCCGCATCGGCAAGCGCACCAACATCCAGGACCTCTCCCTGGTCCACGTCACCACGCACAAGCACTCCACCTCCGTGGGGGACGACGTCACCGTGGGCCACCACGTCATCCTCCATGGCTGCACCGTGGGCGACCGGGTGCTGGTGGGCATGGGCGCCATCCTCATGGACGGCGTGGAGGTGGGGGACGAGTGCATCATCGGCGCCGGGGCCCTGCTGACCCCGGGGACGAAGGTGCCGCCGGGCTCGCTGGTGGTGGGCTCGCCGGGCAAGGTGAAGCGGCCGATTACCGAGGAGGAGCGGGCGTTCCTCCGGCAGTCGGCCCAGCACTACGTGCAGCTCGCCGCGGAGCACCGGGCCAGCCGCTGA
- the miaB gene encoding tRNA (N6-isopentenyl adenosine(37)-C2)-methylthiotransferase MiaB, giving the protein MKRYFIHTFGCQMNVNDSLRMSEVLAKMSYEPTPVPDNADLIILNTCAIREKAEDKMLSALGRYKPVKASRGALIGVGGCVAQQEKDRLLKKVPYLDFVFGPDNIAKLPDIIGRVGQERERVVETAFVHSEEYVFPRADPETSRGKVTEFVTVMKGCDNVCSFCVVPHTRGREVSRAFPEVLLEVADLAKVGVREVTLIGQNVNSYAGGISFAQLLLRTAEVPGIERVRFTTSHPHDLSDELIDAFRTQPKIAPHFHLPVQCGSDRILKMMRRDYTVVQYLERLAKLREARPGIAVTTDIIVGFPGETEEDFELTMKLTEQVRYDNQFSFVFSPRPKTGAALRENEWGPVPHEVKIARLERLQKLQRRISTEVTAALVGTEVEVLVEGHSRYDATKRFGRTPENRTVNFDGDAPAGALVKVKVDRSTPNQLNGQQLSVLSLPTVEPLPLAPAASPFHVVAEA; this is encoded by the coding sequence ATGAAGCGCTACTTCATCCACACCTTCGGCTGCCAGATGAACGTCAACGACTCGCTCCGCATGAGCGAGGTGCTGGCGAAGATGTCCTACGAGCCGACGCCGGTGCCCGACAACGCGGACCTCATCATCCTCAACACCTGCGCCATCCGCGAGAAGGCCGAGGACAAGATGCTGTCCGCGCTGGGCCGCTACAAGCCGGTGAAGGCCAGCCGGGGCGCGCTCATCGGGGTGGGTGGCTGTGTGGCGCAGCAGGAGAAGGACCGGCTCCTCAAGAAGGTGCCCTACCTGGACTTCGTCTTCGGCCCCGACAACATCGCCAAGCTGCCGGACATCATCGGCCGCGTGGGCCAGGAGCGCGAGCGGGTGGTGGAGACGGCCTTCGTCCACTCGGAGGAGTACGTCTTCCCGCGCGCGGACCCGGAGACGTCTCGCGGCAAGGTGACCGAGTTCGTCACGGTGATGAAGGGCTGCGACAACGTCTGCTCCTTCTGCGTGGTGCCCCACACCCGCGGCCGCGAGGTCAGCCGCGCCTTCCCGGAGGTCCTCCTGGAGGTCGCCGACCTGGCCAAGGTGGGCGTGCGCGAGGTGACGCTCATCGGGCAGAACGTGAACTCGTACGCGGGCGGCATCTCCTTCGCCCAGCTGCTGCTGCGCACCGCCGAGGTGCCGGGCATCGAGCGCGTGCGCTTCACCACCAGCCATCCGCATGACCTGTCGGACGAGCTCATCGACGCGTTCCGCACCCAGCCCAAGATTGCTCCGCACTTCCACCTGCCCGTGCAGTGCGGCAGCGACCGCATCCTCAAGATGATGCGCCGCGACTACACCGTGGTGCAGTACCTGGAGCGGCTGGCGAAGCTGCGCGAGGCGCGGCCGGGCATCGCCGTCACCACCGACATCATCGTGGGCTTCCCCGGGGAGACCGAGGAGGACTTCGAGCTGACGATGAAGCTGACCGAGCAGGTCCGCTACGACAACCAGTTCTCCTTCGTCTTCAGCCCCCGCCCCAAGACGGGCGCGGCCCTGCGGGAGAACGAGTGGGGCCCGGTGCCGCACGAGGTGAAGATTGCCCGCCTGGAGCGCCTGCAGAAGCTGCAGCGGCGCATCAGCACGGAGGTCACCGCGGCGCTGGTGGGCACGGAGGTGGAGGTGCTGGTGGAGGGCCACTCGCGCTACGACGCCACCAAGCGCTTCGGCCGCACGCCGGAGAACCGCACCGTCAACTTCGACGGAGACGCCCCCGCCGGCGCCCTCGTGAAGGTGAAGGTGGACCGCTCCACGCCCAACCAGCTCAACGGGCAGCAGCTCTCCGTCCTGTCGCTGCCCACGGTGGAGCCGCTTCCCCTGGCTCCGGCCGCGTCGCCGTTCCACGTCGTCGCGGAGGCGTAG
- a CDS encoding MYXO-CTERM sorting domain-containing protein, whose amino-acid sequence MAACSEGGPSSPSAFELRRQALAPLSPVKLKALASGESVTQVLAFDGGVLVGVDTATTALEVWRSTGTVGSTLRIHLAVPQEDGSVSLTRFRDSVLFTSANELWSTDGTGVGTVRVKAALPDAYFKLTPLGSSYVFMLADYGSKALWQTDGTEPGTRAVEGFPSGVNGLAISQGRAWFNAPTGVMGVEPHITDGTPGGTRILKDINEGPRESFATDFVPMGGLTYFRATDRAAGSELWKSDGTADGTQLVVNMGPGDTVPIYLFPWKGHVYFWPLGIGWGTRLYRSDGTANGTELVSSAVSYGQGEREFVGWGDFLFFAATAPSGDVELWRTDGTSQGTVLVADLNPGNASSNPASLMLMSEMGPLVFTATTPETGRELWRLDGPLETPTLASDVASGTASSSPANLTVAGTDLYFTANDGTSGGLFKLSGLLPGTEADAGTDAGTELDAGLPPEDGGVELDAGVEDAGMELDAGVDAGTEPDAGPLPSDSGVDAGTEQDAGPLPSDAGTTVDAGTPDAGTTQDAGVADAGTQQPPPDESGCSCQSTSSSVPWGLALMGLFFSARRRARTR is encoded by the coding sequence GTGGCTGCCTGTTCGGAGGGCGGGCCCTCGTCGCCGAGCGCCTTCGAGCTGCGGCGCCAGGCGCTGGCGCCCCTCTCACCCGTGAAGCTGAAGGCCCTCGCCTCAGGGGAGAGCGTCACCCAGGTGCTCGCCTTCGATGGCGGGGTGCTGGTGGGGGTGGACACGGCCACCACGGCGCTGGAGGTGTGGCGCTCGACGGGGACGGTGGGCTCCACGCTGCGAATCCACCTCGCCGTGCCCCAGGAGGACGGCAGTGTGTCCCTGACACGCTTCAGGGACAGCGTGCTGTTCACGTCGGCGAACGAGCTGTGGTCCACGGATGGGACGGGCGTGGGGACGGTGCGGGTGAAGGCTGCGCTGCCGGATGCGTACTTCAAGCTCACGCCCCTGGGCTCCTCCTACGTGTTCATGCTGGCGGACTATGGATCGAAGGCCCTCTGGCAGACGGACGGCACCGAGCCGGGCACCCGCGCCGTCGAGGGGTTCCCGTCGGGCGTCAACGGCCTGGCGATCTCCCAGGGCAGGGCCTGGTTCAACGCTCCCACGGGAGTGATGGGCGTTGAGCCCCACATCACGGACGGCACGCCGGGTGGGACGCGAATCCTCAAGGACATCAACGAGGGCCCGCGCGAGTCGTTCGCCACGGACTTCGTCCCCATGGGCGGGCTGACGTATTTCCGTGCCACCGACAGAGCGGCTGGCTCCGAGCTGTGGAAGTCGGATGGGACGGCGGATGGCACCCAGCTCGTGGTGAACATGGGGCCTGGCGACACGGTTCCCATCTACCTGTTCCCCTGGAAGGGCCACGTGTACTTCTGGCCGCTGGGGATTGGCTGGGGGACGCGGCTCTACCGGTCGGATGGCACCGCGAACGGGACGGAGCTGGTGAGCTCGGCGGTGAGCTACGGACAGGGGGAGCGCGAGTTCGTCGGCTGGGGGGACTTCCTCTTCTTCGCCGCGACGGCCCCCTCGGGCGACGTCGAGCTGTGGCGCACGGATGGGACGTCGCAGGGGACGGTGCTGGTGGCGGATCTGAACCCGGGCAATGCGAGCTCGAATCCGGCGTCGCTGATGTTGATGTCGGAGATGGGCCCGCTGGTGTTCACGGCGACGACGCCGGAGACGGGCCGGGAGCTGTGGCGGCTGGACGGTCCGCTGGAGACGCCCACGCTCGCGTCGGATGTCGCCAGCGGGACTGCGTCCTCGTCACCCGCGAACCTGACGGTGGCGGGGACGGACCTCTACTTCACCGCGAACGACGGGACGAGCGGAGGGCTCTTCAAGCTGTCGGGGCTCCTCCCCGGCACGGAGGCGGACGCCGGCACCGACGCGGGGACGGAGCTGGACGCGGGCCTGCCGCCCGAGGACGGTGGAGTCGAGCTGGATGCCGGTGTTGAGGATGCGGGGATGGAGCTGGACGCAGGAGTGGACGCGGGCACGGAGCCGGACGCAGGTCCCTTGCCCTCTGATTCAGGAGTGGACGCGGGCACGGAGCAGGACGCAGGTCCCCTGCCCTCGGATGCCGGGACGACGGTGGATGCCGGCACGCCCGACGCGGGGACGACCCAGGATGCGGGCGTGGCGGATGCGGGAACGCAACAGCCTCCACCGGATGAGAGCGGCTGCAGCTGCCAGTCGACCTCCTCCTCCGTTCCGTGGGGCCTGGCCCTGATGGGACTTTTCTTCAGCGCCCGTCGTCGCGCGAGGACGCGATAG
- a CDS encoding VWA domain-containing protein — protein sequence MDARIVEFAEVLRQNGVRVSTSEVQDALRATTEVGLKDRGLFRSVLRTTLVKRELDVDTFNRAFDFYFSGAARTFEAIDKSLADQLKEEGYLEGDLLKMVIIQMNQLLPEMSPLAQAILEGDRARLAQIFRMASLQLDLSQLESPLQAGFFSRRMLAAAGMEKARSDMKSLEDELRARGLAPEGVEIVSRHVAAAMRKIEDAARQEVKRQAEARIRRRTDTVQDKPLHLLTQAEVDQMEAAVRTLAEKLRSRLIRKQRSYRRGALNVRRTLRRNMPWGGVPMVPQFKRRRPERPELVVLCDVSDSVRNASRMMMLFMHTLQSLFVRVRSFVFVSDIGEVTQYFKDLDVDEAIDMATAGKTVSLSANSNYGRALADFTRDHLGSITRRTTVMVIGDGRNNYNANNAWALKDLRRKAKRLLWICPEERGNWGIGDSEMLTYEKHCHQAVVVTSVSDLARIADQLVPA from the coding sequence GTGGATGCCCGCATCGTCGAGTTCGCCGAAGTGCTGCGCCAGAACGGTGTGCGTGTCAGTACGTCCGAGGTCCAGGATGCCCTGCGCGCCACGACCGAGGTGGGCCTGAAGGACCGGGGGCTGTTCCGCTCCGTGCTCCGCACCACGCTGGTGAAGCGCGAGCTGGACGTGGACACGTTCAACCGGGCCTTCGACTTCTACTTCTCGGGGGCGGCGCGGACGTTCGAGGCCATCGACAAGTCGCTGGCGGACCAGCTCAAGGAGGAGGGCTACCTGGAGGGCGACCTGCTGAAGATGGTCATCATCCAGATGAACCAGCTGCTGCCGGAGATGTCGCCGCTGGCCCAGGCCATCCTGGAGGGGGACCGGGCGCGGCTGGCGCAGATCTTCCGGATGGCGTCGCTGCAGCTGGACTTGTCCCAGCTGGAGAGCCCGCTGCAGGCGGGGTTCTTCTCACGGCGCATGCTGGCGGCGGCGGGGATGGAGAAGGCGCGCTCGGACATGAAGTCGCTGGAGGACGAGCTGCGGGCGCGGGGGCTGGCTCCGGAAGGGGTGGAGATCGTCTCGCGGCATGTGGCGGCGGCGATGCGGAAGATTGAGGACGCCGCGCGCCAGGAGGTGAAGCGACAGGCCGAGGCGCGCATCCGGCGGCGGACGGACACGGTGCAGGACAAGCCGCTGCACCTGCTGACGCAGGCCGAGGTGGACCAGATGGAGGCGGCGGTCCGGACGCTGGCGGAGAAGCTGCGCAGCCGGCTGATCCGCAAGCAGCGCTCGTACCGGCGGGGGGCGTTGAACGTGCGGCGCACGCTCCGGAGGAACATGCCGTGGGGTGGGGTGCCCATGGTGCCGCAGTTCAAGCGTCGACGTCCCGAGCGGCCGGAGCTGGTGGTGCTGTGCGACGTGTCCGACTCGGTGCGGAACGCGTCCCGGATGATGATGCTGTTCATGCACACGCTGCAGTCGCTGTTCGTGCGCGTGCGCTCGTTCGTCTTCGTGTCCGACATCGGCGAGGTCACGCAGTACTTCAAGGACCTGGACGTGGACGAGGCCATCGACATGGCCACCGCGGGCAAGACGGTGTCGCTGAGCGCGAACTCGAACTATGGGCGCGCGCTGGCGGACTTCACCCGCGACCACCTGGGGAGCATCACGCGCCGCACCACGGTGATGGTGATTGGCGACGGGCGGAACAACTACAACGCGAACAACGCGTGGGCGCTGAAGGACCTGCGCCGCAAGGCGAAGCGCCTCTTGTGGATCTGCCCCGAGGAGCGTGGGAACTGGGGCATCGGGGACAGCGAGATGCTGACCTACGAGAAGCACTGCCACCAGGCCGTGGTCGTCACCTCCGTGTCCGACCTGGCGCGCATCGCGGATCAGCTCGTGCCGGCGTGA
- a CDS encoding class I SAM-dependent RNA methyltransferase, with protein MLPLPELPVELTIERLGQLGEGVASWQGRTVFIPGAFPGDTVRVHLEAQGRVLRGLLRQVVTPGPDRRAEPCVYSSECGGCDWLGLAEPAQRTAKQEIVLSTLEHLGHLSRESFTVRPLLVAPRDWGYRRRAVLHPTGKGTLGYFGRRSHERIPVSACGALTPVLTGLPGKLAPLLKPLAKDTEEVLLLAEGDKAAFAVNLTGPVTARHVEAAEGAVRALRLEGAVLVPKEGSPRLLGKPALRSFSPLRPEVPLYLRPDAFAQAHAEANVGLVTAAVYELGARETDSVLELYSGNGNFTFPLAAVSASVLGVESSPVGVELAQRSAREGGVGNVRFIQGDARKACDGLVAEGRKFDVCLADPPRAGAPGLAKWMTALGVRRVVYVACDPASLARDAAGLVEAGYKPVALQVVDMFPQTHHVEAVMSFERGPGAA; from the coding sequence ATGTTGCCGCTACCTGAGCTTCCCGTTGAGTTGACGATCGAGCGCCTGGGCCAGTTGGGCGAGGGCGTGGCCTCCTGGCAGGGGCGCACTGTGTTCATCCCGGGCGCCTTCCCGGGGGACACCGTGCGCGTCCACCTGGAAGCCCAGGGCCGCGTGCTGCGCGGGCTGCTGCGGCAGGTGGTGACGCCGGGGCCGGACCGGCGCGCGGAGCCGTGTGTCTACTCGAGCGAGTGCGGAGGGTGCGACTGGCTGGGGCTGGCCGAGCCCGCCCAGCGCACGGCGAAGCAGGAGATTGTCCTCTCCACCCTGGAGCACCTGGGGCACCTGTCCCGGGAGTCCTTCACGGTGCGCCCGCTGCTGGTGGCGCCCCGGGACTGGGGCTACCGGCGGCGCGCGGTGCTGCACCCGACGGGCAAGGGGACGCTGGGCTACTTCGGCCGGCGGAGCCATGAGCGCATCCCCGTCTCGGCCTGCGGGGCGCTCACGCCCGTGCTGACCGGGCTGCCCGGGAAGCTGGCGCCGCTGCTCAAGCCGCTGGCGAAGGACACGGAGGAGGTGCTGCTCCTGGCGGAAGGGGACAAGGCGGCCTTCGCGGTGAACCTCACCGGCCCGGTGACGGCGCGGCACGTGGAGGCGGCGGAGGGCGCGGTGCGGGCGCTGCGCCTGGAGGGCGCGGTGCTGGTGCCCAAGGAGGGCTCGCCGCGGCTGCTGGGGAAGCCGGCGCTGCGCTCGTTCTCTCCGCTGCGGCCGGAGGTGCCGCTGTACCTGCGGCCGGATGCGTTCGCCCAGGCGCACGCGGAGGCCAACGTGGGATTGGTGACGGCGGCGGTGTACGAGCTGGGGGCTCGCGAGACGGACTCCGTGCTGGAGCTGTACTCGGGGAATGGAAACTTCACGTTCCCCCTGGCGGCCGTGTCCGCGTCGGTGCTGGGGGTGGAGTCCTCGCCCGTTGGAGTGGAGCTGGCCCAGCGCAGTGCTCGCGAGGGTGGGGTGGGGAACGTCCGCTTCATCCAGGGCGATGCCCGGAAGGCCTGCGACGGGCTGGTGGCCGAGGGGCGGAAGTTCGACGTGTGCCTGGCGGACCCACCGCGCGCCGGAGCGCCGGGGCTGGCGAAGTGGATGACCGCCCTGGGCGTGCGCCGCGTGGTGTACGTGGCGTGCGACCCGGCCTCGCTGGCTCGCGACGCCGCGGGGCTGGTGGAGGCGGGCTACAAGCCCGTGGCCCTGCAGGTGGTGGACATGTTCCCCCAGACGCACCACGTGGAGGCTGTCATGTCCTTCGAGCGGGGGCCCGGAGCGGCGTAG
- a CDS encoding TIGR02266 family protein, whose translation MAETPEKPNRAPRVEYELPVAYSSVTGFVTDWAVNLSRGGLYINTDKPLPVDTVVRLLVTLPGAHFPVELKGRVTRTHAMGTPGSESPGMALEFVDVDDDKRTRIGEFVERLRAELPSDIPASNNRK comes from the coding sequence ATGGCCGAGACTCCGGAGAAGCCGAACCGCGCGCCCCGGGTGGAGTACGAGCTGCCGGTGGCCTACAGCAGCGTGACCGGGTTCGTGACGGACTGGGCCGTCAACCTGTCGCGGGGCGGGCTGTACATCAACACCGACAAGCCGCTGCCGGTGGACACCGTGGTGCGACTGCTGGTGACGCTGCCGGGCGCGCACTTCCCCGTGGAGCTGAAGGGCCGCGTCACCCGCACCCACGCCATGGGCACGCCCGGCTCCGAGTCCCCGGGGATGGCGCTGGAGTTCGTGGACGTTGATGACGACAAGCGGACGCGCATCGGGGAGTTCGTGGAGCGCCTGCGCGCGGAGCTCCCCTCGGACATCCCCGCCTCGAACAACCGCAAGTGA